Proteins encoded within one genomic window of Natator depressus isolate rNatDep1 chromosome 1, rNatDep2.hap1, whole genome shotgun sequence:
- the LOC141984251 gene encoding small ribosomal subunit protein eS12-like, with the protein MDVNTALQEVLKTALIHDGLAHGIREAAKALDKHQAHLCVLASNCDQPMYVKLVEALCAEHQINLIKVDDNKKLGEWVGLCKIDREGKPLEVVGCSCVVVRDYGKESQAKDIIEEYFKCKK; encoded by the coding sequence ATGGATGTTAACACCGCCCTGCAAGAAGTGCTGAAGACTGCACTCATCCACGATGGCTTAGCTCATGGTATTCGTGAAGCTGCCAAAGCCTTGGACAAACACCAAGCCCACCTTTGTGTTCTTGCTTCAAACTGCGACCAACCCATGTACGTAAAGTTGGTTGAAGCCCTTTGTGCAGAACACCAGATCAACTTGATAAAAGTTGATGACAACAAGAAACTGGGTGAGTGGGTAGGTCTCTGCAAAATCGACAGAGAAGGAAAACCCCTCGAAGTAGTGGGCTGCAGTTGTGTGGTTGTCAGAGACTATGGCAAGGAATCTCAGGCCAAAGATATCATCGAAGAATACTTCAAGTGcaagaaatga